From the Bacillus sp. FJAT-22090 genome, the window ATTATTGGCTTAATACCAAAATATTTTTTGCACATCGCTTCTAAAGAAAACATAATTGGCGGTACTACCGATGAGATAATAATACCTTCTATTTGATCAAAAGAAATATTGGCGTGTGAAAATAGAGCTTTGACTTGCATACCATATTCATCTTCTGTTTTTAGACGATCTGTTTCCATTCGCCAGTGATGAATAAGTTTATCATCATCGTAAACACCTAGTACAATGTTTGTATTACCTGTATCTAACACGAGTATCATCTAACTTGTCCCCACTTCTCGGTAAGTTTTCCCACACATCATACCATATATAGTCACAAAGAAAAAAGCTGATTGCCTCGCAAGTCTGCGATTCACAATCAGCTAATACATTCTATTAATCTCTACGTTCTTCTTGAATCGGATTTTTCGGCTCATCTGTAGGACCATTTTCTTTTGGTAAGTCACCAGTTGAAGGGTCTGCTGGAGCTCCTACTGCATCCGATACTTCTTCTTTTGTTTCCACTTCAGCTTCGCTATCCGTTAAATCATATACGCGTTCTGGAAGTGTTCCGTGCTCTTCTAAGTGTTTGATTTGAGCAGCATCGAGTGTTTCAACTTCTAATAACGTAGTAGCAATAAGTGTTAACAAATCACGTTTTTCCGTTAAAATCTGTTTTGTACGATTGTATTGCTCTTTAATCATTGTTTGCATCTCTTGATCGATTTCATACGCAATTGCATCGGAGTAATTTTGCTCTGAGTTAAAATCACGTCCAAGGAATACGTTTCCACCTTGTGCTTGACCAAATTGCATTGGTCCTAATTTGTCACTCATACCATACTCAGTAACCATACTTCTAACAATACCAGTAGCACGTTGGAAGTCATTATGAGCACCAGTTGATACTTCACCAAAAGTAATATCTTCTGCTACACGCCCACCTAATAAACCTGCAACTTTATCTAATAACTCTGGTTTCGTCATGAAGTAACGATCTTCTTTTGGAAGCATTACCGCATATCCACCTGCTTGACCACGAGGAACGATTGTTACTTTATGAACGATTTCCGCATCATCAAGTGTTAATCCGATTACTACGTGTCCCGCTTCGTGGAATGCCACAATTTTACGTTCTTTTTCTGAAATAACTTTACCGGATTTAGCTGGACCTGCAATTACGCGATCCGTTGCTTCATCAATATCACTCATATCTACTTTTTTCTTATTACGTCTCGCTGCAACTAGTGCTGCTTCGTTTAATAAGTTTTCTAAATCTGCACCAGAGAAACCTGGTGTACGTTGTGCAATCGCTTTTAAATCCACTGATTCGTCAAGTGGCTTATTGCGGGCATGTACTTTAAGTACTGCCTCTCGTCCTTTAACATCTGGACGACCAACTGTGATTTGACGGTCAAAACGACCTGGACGTAGAAGTGCAGGATCTAAAATATCCGGTCTGTTCGTTGCAGCAATGATAATAATACCTTCATTTGCACCGAAACCATCCATTTCTACAAGTAATTGATTTAGTGTTTGTTCACGCTCATCGTGACCTCCACCAAGACCAGCTCCACGTTGTCTACCTACTGCATCAATCTCATCGATGAAAATAATACATGGTGCATTCTTCTTCGCGTTCTCAAATAAATCACGCACACGAGATGCCCCAACACCGACAAACATTTCAACAAAATCCGAACCACTAATAGAGAAGAAAGGTACGCCTGCTTCTCCGGCTACCGCACGAGCAAGTAATGTTTTACCTGTACCTGGAGGACCTACTAATAAGATCCCTTTCGGAATACGTGCTCCAATCTCCACAAATTTACGTGGATCTTTTAGAAAATCTACTACTTCTACTAGTTCAGCCTTTTCTTCATCTGCCCCAGCAACATCTGTAAATCTTACTTTTTTCTTTTCATTGTCATACAATTTCGCTTTACTCTTACCGAAGTTCATCACACGGTTACCACCGCCTTGTGATTGACTCAATAAGAAGAAGAATAGAATAATGATAATCAGGAATGGTAATAACCCTGTGAAAAATTGTACCCAGCCACTTGTTTTTGGCGTTTCTTTATAATCAACTTGAACTGAGTGTGTTTTTGCCAGTGTTCTAATTTCTGATTGTAAATCTTCACTATATGGGGCTTTAGCTAAGAATTTTTCCCCTTCTTCATAGCCTTTCATTTCGCCTTCTACAACATAAATTCCAGATTCAGGTTGCAGAACAACGCTTGTTACTTCTCCTTTTTCAAGGGAAGTCATAAATTCGTCAAAGCGAATTTCTTTTGTTGGTTGATTGCTCGTATTAAACGTAGCGAAAATTCCAACAATCACAAAAAATATTAATAGGTATAATATAGCGTAGCGCAGTGCTCGATTCATTCCTAGCCTCCTCACAAGGTAAACAGAAAAACTATATGTAATCTTATCATACGAATTTTTGGGCGTACAATGAAAAGCCTTTTATTTCACCATTAAAATTAAAAAGTATAAACTTCTTTCTTTAACACACCTACATATGGCAGATTACGATATTTTTCTGCGTAGTCTAATCCGTATCCTACTACAAATGCATCTGGTACCTCAAAGCCAACATAGTCTGCTTGTAAATCTACTTTTCGACCAGACGGTTTATCAAGCAGTGTAACCAATTTTATTGATTTTGCTTTACGATATTTGAACAAATCCACCAAATAGCTTAGTGTCATTCCACTATCAATGATATCCTCGATTATTAAAATATCGCGTCCTTCTACACTTGTATTTAAGTCTTTAACAATCTTTACTTCACCTGAAGAAACAGTAGCGTTACCGTAGCTTGATACATCCATATAATCCATTTCAATGTAAGTATCTACTCGTTTCATCAAATCGGACATGAATGGCATAGCACCTTTTAAAATACCAATAGCTAGCGGGAACTTATCTTTATATTCTTCTGATAGTGCCGCACCAAGTTCACGGGTTTTTTCTTGAATTTGTTCTTCTGTTAATAATACTTCTAGAATGTCTTTTTCTAACATTTTAGTCCCCCCTAATAGTTAATGTTTTTTTAAGTATAGGACAAAATTCTGTCCATGATACTCCTTCGAAAATCGCTCTTCGTAACGAAGCCCAATTACTGCTAGTATATCATTGTTCTTACTTACAAGTAGTGGCCAAACATAGCGATCTTCGGCTGTAATTTTCTCATCGATAAATAACCGAGAAACTTTCTTAGGAGAGGACATCCCTTTCATATGGATACGATCTCCCTCAGCTTTTTGTCTTATGAAAAGTGGTAGCTGATCGTGATCCAACTGGACATAAAATTTTTCTTCCGAAATATTTGCCTCTATATTTCTCGTTAAATAGATGGAAAAACCAGCACCAACCTCAAACCAACAATCCTCTTGTATTTCCATTTTACCCATTAATGCAGGTTCCTTGATGGAGGATGTAAATTGGACCTTATTGTAATGCCGAACAAGGAAAAAAGATTTTGGTAAATGAATTACTGAATTACCTTCAAACTCATTACAAGCGAAAAGGATCGACTCAATTAACCGATCGTTTAGAAATGTATCGGATTCATTATAGAGATAGTTTAATAGTAGTAGAACTACCCTTCTTTGTAAAGCGATGGGAACTTCCTTAAAGTGCATTGTATCAAGAAAAAAGGAATGATTTGAATCAACCGTCACAAGCTGTTCAAATTTTTCTTTTGCCATTATTTGAAGAAGTGTATCATCCTGTTGTTGCTTCTCAACAAATAACTGAATTCTGTCACTTACTAAAGCATTCTCCTCTTTTAATAAAGGTACTACTTTATGTCGAATCCGATTTCTTGTATATGTATGCTTGTCATTACTTGGGTCATGTCTAAAACGTTGATTTAGTAAATGAACATAGTTGAAAATTTCCTCTTTTGTTACCCCTAAAAAAGGCCGAATAATTTCTCCTGTTGAAAAATTTCGAGTTCTTGGTATCCCAGTTATAGAGGAGGATAGTGTACCTCTCACTAACGACATTATGACAGTTTCTACTTGGTCATCTGCATGATGACCTAAAACTAATTTGGGATAATTATGTTGTTCCATAATTACTTCAAAATATGCATAGCGTTCTTCTCTACAAATAACTTGAACATTCCCACCTTCTTCAGCGACTCTACTGGGTACCTCTATTTTCGTTCCGTAAAAGGGTAATTTCAAGCTGTTTGCAAGTTCTTCCACAAATCGCATGTCCTGTGCAGATTCTTCTCCTCTTAACTGATGATCGGTATGCACAATAGCAATATCTATTTCATAGTCCTTTTGAAGTTCATACAAAACTCTTACTAAAGCAACTGAATCTGCGCCACCAGAACAAGCGATAAGAAGACGCTCACCTTTATCTATCAAGTTGTGCTTGTCGATATACTTTTTTACCTTTTGAGCGAATGAAAGCATCTTCTCACCTCTTTTCATTTTATAGCGCCTTGCTCCTGCGCATAGCTCGTCGCAGGAAGGACGGTGCTCCTGCGCACAGCTCGTCGCAGAAAGGATGTTGCTCCTGCGCATAGCTCGTCGCAGAAGGACGTTGCTCCTGCGCACAGCTCGGCGTAGAAAGGACGTTGCTCCTGCGCACAGCTCGGGGCAGTGACAGGCACTTACGCTTTTCTTTTTGTCCAGACTCCAGCGCCTTGCCCCTCGAGGTCAAATGAAAATCTTCTACATCCAACAGGTTGGATTTCGAATCTTCCCATTTGCTTTTCGGGGCACTGACAGGCGCTTGCGCTTTTCTATTTAGTGTACCATTTTTTCTTGGAATTTAGCTGCTTCACGTGGTGAAAAAATAGACCATTCTGGAACTACATGTTTTACTTGCATGAAGATAACCGTTCGGTCGTCTCCTGGTAATGAATAAGTTTCTTCTAATTTCTTTACAAATCTTTCTGCGTTCATCGTTGGATCTTGGAGTATTTTTTGATAATACAGCTCTTGTTTGTCTATGGACGTATTGGATGAGAAGACACCATCCGATAGCATTAGCAGAATATCGCCATCTTTAATATCAACTTTTCTTGCCTCAATAGTAAAAGTAGGCAGGAAACCAAATGGCACATGCTTACTTTCAATTTTACGCATCTCATTCCCCCTTATCAAATAAGTAGACATACTACCAGCTTTCCAAGACCACAGTTCTCCTTTTTGTAAGTCGATCAATGCTAAATCTACCGTTGCATAGCTATCCGTATCATCTTGCAAACTCATCATGTAATGAAGAGTATGCATCGTTGTTTCAGGATCCATTTTTTTATTTAGGCATTCTCGCATAAACTGCATTACTCGTCTACTTTCTCTGTGTGCCTCGATATCATTCCCCATTCCATCTGATAAAATAACCGCAAGTAATCCAGGGTGTAAAGGAAATACTGCATGGGCATCTCCTGAATATATCGTATTTCTGCTGGATGATGTATAAACATCATGTGTTACTTGAAAACGTACAGAAGATTTACAGGTCATTTGAATATGCTCATATGGTTGATGAACTTCTTTCATGGACGTTATTTCAAATGGTTCTTTCCATAAGTCATAAAGTATTGGCAGTATTAATCTCTCACCAACCATTTTGGCTCTAGATTCTACCGGTAAGCAGATAACAACCTCCATTTGCCCTACCGCAATATTTAAAACGTCAATTTGAAAAAACGGGATATTGCACTGATCAAACTTCTGTTTGATCTCTTCTTCGTGAGATGTATATAAAGTCATACTGTTATCTAAATTGTTTATAAGTTCATTCATATGGTTTCCAATATCACGTAGCTTTAAAGCGTACATTTTTTTACCGTGTTGCATTTGGTTGTTTAGTTGTTTTTTTGCCTCCCTTTCTATTAATTCTTGAATAATTTTTACTGGTTTCACACACTTATAACCGATTCTCTTTTCAATTTGTATTCTATTTTTTTTAGGTTCATTTTCCCATTGTGCCATCAGCGATGGGATTCCATTTGATTTTCCCCCCCAACATTTTTCATATTGAAAACACGACTGGCATGTTTCAAATGCCTGGTTTTGCTCTTTTTCAACAGCTCCTTTATTGTTAAATCGATCAGAAATGAAACTTGTAATGAAGTCTACGAAATGTTGGAATTCCTGTAACTGATTGTTTACTTTTTCAGTCATCCACTTCTGTCTGCGCAGAAGAATATTTGAAGTATCCGGGTAAAGTTCCTCCTTTAAAGATTTAATCCAACTGGAAGGTATAGCAAAAAACAACAATGAAGCGGTTACCAATGAACCTATATAAACACTATCTAGTGGTAAAGTTCGGTCGTATAAAATAAAGAAAAATGTAGCGCCTAGCATACTAAACGCCTGCCAAAGTCGGCCAAATGGTTTATGCAGCCCTGCTAAAAAGCCGGTAACGGCATATACCGCTATCATGCCACTGAAGCTTAGCTTTGAAATACTTAATATTGTCCCTGCTAGAACTGCAACGACGGTTGCAAGCTGAATTCCACCTACTGCAGAGGCAATTGCTATTACTAAATGAGCAAGTATTAAAGGAATCGAAACGTATCCAAAAATATACGAGGACATTCCCGTTAAGACTAATGCTCCTATTAATAAAGCAGCTCCCATTCTTTCTGCCGTCCATCTTTTATGAAGTATATCTGGCAATGGGAGAAATAATTGAAATAAAAATATAGTCATAAATAAACTCAAAAGGCCTTCATAGCCGATTGCTAGCCAAACGGAACCTGGAATCTGTCCCCAATAGGACACTAACTGCCATATTACTTGTATAAAAACAACATCTAATAATACAAATAAGGGTAATGGTATCTTCCTGATCAATCTTTTTGAATGAAGTGGAAATATAAACGCTTGCATTGCGTGTATGACTACTTGTCCAAGTCCTAGCGTCATACTACCAAGCAAAGCCCCTGCAATGGTCCAAGGTAAAAAACGTTTAAATCGTAAGCTTACTAATGCCCATATAGGAAGGAAGAATGGAACGGAAGCTTCGAATAATACGACTTGCGCTAGGAAGAAAGCAAGTATAAAAAAAATAAGAGCGAATGATATGGCTACTTTTCGAACTTGAATCTCTTCTAAAACCTTTCTCCACGAAAAATTTCTTTTTTGATTTTGCTCATACAATGTTTTCAAAAGTATATACCCCCTATTCAGCTATTGATGGAAGTATACCTAGATTTAGAACAAGAAGTATGTCTGTTTCTGACACCCTCTCCAAAAAAGTTTTCGACTCGTTTAGCCAATAAATAATAGGAGAAAGAAAATATTTTTTCAAGAAGTATTGACACTTGGCCCAAACGCTTGTAATATGTAATTGTTCGTTAAATTGGCGGCGTAGCTCAGCTGGCTAGAGCGTACGGTTCATACCCGTGAGGTCGGGGGTTCGATCCCCTCTGCCGCCATATTTTTTCCATTAATCTGGCCCCTTGGTCAAGCGGTTAAGACACCGCCCTTTCACGGCGGTAACACGGGTTCGAATCCCGTAGGGGTCATCTAATAAAAAGCAGTTCCAAAAGTCGAATTTTTGGAACTGCTTTTTTATTTTGGCTTTCTAAATCTTAATTTGTTATTTGCAAACATATGTAGGCAATATAGGTGCGACACTTCCTTTATGGTGGTTGTTTTCAGAAACTTAGAGTATGTTAAATTTATTAAGAATAAATGAGTATAAAACATTTCTAATTAGCATTCGCGCTGACCGCACGGCGCATGAGCCGCTGTATGTGGGAGCTACTACTCGTGCTTAGCGTGCCCAAGTGCACATCCGCGTTTCTACACGCGAATTTTGAAACACATTCTTTTTTCAATGCACTTCATAAACTTTATTCAATAACGGAGCCTTGAATTTTATAAATAAAGGAGAATGCTACGTGTATATTGACAGACTAGAACCTATCGAAGCTGCAAAGCAATTTATCTCTTTACATCACCCTAATTGCCAAGGTGCTCTTTTAGCAGGAAGCGTAATCCGAGGGGAAACTACAAAAACTTCAGATATAGACATTGTTGTATTTTATAACAATAGTCAAATCTCTTTTAGAGAATCTCTTCTTTTAGATGGATGGCCGATTGAAGTTTTTGTTCATAATCTCACTTCTTATAAAACCTTTTTTGAAAGTGACTCCAAAAGAGCTAGACCTTCTTTGCCCCGCATGGTTGCGGAAGGGCTCATCTTGAAAGACAACGATATTTTAGATTCTATTAAAACCGAAGCCAAAGAACTGTTAGCAAAAGGGCCAGAAACTTGGTCACCTGAGACTATTAATATAAAACGATACTTTATTACGGACGCCTTAGATGATTTCATTGGAAGTACTAATAGAGCAGAAGAAATTTTTATAGCAAATACACTAGCCGAATTATTAAGTGAATTTGTGTTACGAACGAATGGTAAATGGAGTGGTGCCTCTAAATGGATTGTCCGTGCATTAAAACATCATGATGAGAATTTTGCCAATCGGTTTGTTGAATCATTTGATATTTATTATAAAACTGGTGAAAAAAATAAGGTAATTCAACTTGTAGAGGATATTTTACATCCTTACGGGGGACGTTTATTTGAAGGGTTTTCTTTAGGAAAAATGTCGACCGATAAATAAGAAAATCTTTGAAACGGCTCCCTTTCCGCGGGCGTTGCCTTAGCCTCCTAGGCCAACACGATGTTGGTCATGCAATCGTTACCGCAAAAGTTCTTTTGCGACGAGCTTTGCGCAGGAGCAGGATGCGGCGAACTTAGATTACCTTCCCCTCAATGCGGGGTCTTCGGCTAACGCTATTCCCACAGGAGAATCGCCTTTTTCAACGATTTTCTAGTAATACTAATTGAAAAAATTCAAGTGATAAAAACTTGCTCTATTAATGACATGATGGTTTTCAAATTGAAAAGCGGATAATAGTAGATTGGAGTGTAAGGCGGCGACTCCAGCCGAAATAGCAAATGTTTTCTGCACCGAAAGCGAAGCATCAGGTGCATGAGCTGAAGACCCTGGACTGAGCGTAGCGAAATTAATTTTTGCGACGAGCTTGCGCAGGAGCATTGTTTTTTGCGACGAGCTTTGCGCAGGAGCAAGGGAAGCGGCTGAAGCCATGCCGGCGGAAAGCGTCCTACTAGAGCTGAAATAAACGGATTTGGCCTATTTTGAAAAAGTAGAAAGACTGTATAAACTCAAAATCTTGAGTATATACAGTCTTAGGCAATAAATTATTTTAAAGCTATTTGGTTTTTATGGTGAAGATCATGTTCCATGAAATCGGTGAAGTAACTACGTATAGTTAATTCATGGTTACCAATATAGAAAATTTTGTCCCATTCTATTTCAGCGATTTGTTCGAGTTGTTCCATAATAGCTTGCCGTTGAGTTTTTGCATAAGCAAGGGTCTCTGTAAATGTTTGTTCATGAGCACGGGCTGCGGCTTTTGCATTAAAGTCTTCGAAGTTTGGAAACGTTTCAAGCTTTGCACCTTCTTTCATATAAGGCATTCGTTCTTCTAGGGTAAATCGATCCCACTCGGCTAAATGCATCACAATTTCATTCGGCGACCACTTACCTTCTTTGTATGGTGTGTTTCCTTTAATCTCATTCAAATTAGTAAGTTCATCTAACCAGTTCACATACGCTACATGTGCTTTTAAAATATCTTCTTTATTCACACCTTTTCCCCCTAAAAACTTCTTTATCTAAATATATTATGCTTAAATAAGTAATCATAGGAAATATCAATAAATAGATATTCACTTTCATTCATTGGTATTGAAAATGTTCGTGTCAATTCTCCAGTGTCGATATCGCTATATACATCAGAAAATACTCCACTTTGATCATTGCGCATTTTTATAATTGTTTTTAAAAAATATGGACGCCAGCTCCAATTTTTATTAATAGCCTCTTTTTGAACAGTCCACTTCTTATCCATGCGCATAATATTAGGTGAAGTTTGGAAACCATCTTCATTACAAATATAAATACGGAAAGAATATACATCAAGTTCTTTGGCTAGCGCCAAAAGTTGCTCGCTATTATCACTTGCAGGCTTTGAATGCTGGATAGTCGTTTCTAAAAGATTTTGTAAGTTTTTCAATTCATTATAATTTTCTTCGAGCATGCGCTTTTCTATTTTAATAAACTGCTGACATTCCTTTTTAAATCTTTCCTTCAACTGATTTTTTGGAATAACCGTTGTAGCAGAATCAGACAAGTACTTCCCTTGATAATATCTTCCACCATTCTTCCAAGCAAATTGAAGCTGATGTACAGTATCAATACCTTCAAATAACATATTCGCTCCCATTTTACGAGCTAACGTACCAAGGGACGTAAATAAATCATTTTGTGCACTCCACGATTCATAACTCAATTGCTCAATATTCACTTTTAAGATATTTGGGGAGATCATCTTAATATAATCCAAATGGCTTTCGGAGCCTACCTGATTTATAGCAACCTTCATTCCGTATGTACGTAAATAGCGAAGGATATTATTAAGCTGGCTAAAATCTCCTTTAAAGTTATGCTCTGAAATTACAAGAACAATGCGGGGGAGATTTTCTTCTAAAATATACTCTTTTATAATTTCAAAATAACTTTCACCATAATCTAATATAAGTAAGTTTGCATTATATGGAAGGTAAATATCAAAATCTTTCACTTCTCCAGCAAGTTGAGAAAGTGCCAAATGCAATATTTTATGTTCCACTTCAACCCGATACTCTTCTGGAATATCTTCATCATATGCAAATGATGTTAAGTTTATTAACTTGTCATCCATTTGAAGTTTTCCGGTTACTTCATAACCAACTACAATATGCTCGTCTGCACTAAATATTGGCTGAAAATATGCTTTCAAATTATCTAAATTCGTTAGTACATCAATTGCATCCATATAAAAACCTCCTTTAACGATTGACAATCGTACTCGTTTTACCTAAGAAAACGATACTTATATATTAACAATCCATTTTAATGAAAAAAAGGTACTAGATACAATTATATTTATTAGTATAATTTTTTAGTACAAAAAAAGGTGTCAGCAATGCTGAACACCTTCTCATCTATTAAACATTTTTTCTACCGATAAAACAGACAGCTAATTATCCTCTTTTAGCGCCTCGGCCACCACGCTTAGATTCA encodes:
- the ftsH gene encoding ATP-dependent zinc metalloprotease FtsH gives rise to the protein MNRALRYAILYLLIFFVIVGIFATFNTSNQPTKEIRFDEFMTSLEKGEVTSVVLQPESGIYVVEGEMKGYEEGEKFLAKAPYSEDLQSEIRTLAKTHSVQVDYKETPKTSGWVQFFTGLLPFLIIIILFFFLLSQSQGGGNRVMNFGKSKAKLYDNEKKKVRFTDVAGADEEKAELVEVVDFLKDPRKFVEIGARIPKGILLVGPPGTGKTLLARAVAGEAGVPFFSISGSDFVEMFVGVGASRVRDLFENAKKNAPCIIFIDEIDAVGRQRGAGLGGGHDEREQTLNQLLVEMDGFGANEGIIIIAATNRPDILDPALLRPGRFDRQITVGRPDVKGREAVLKVHARNKPLDESVDLKAIAQRTPGFSGADLENLLNEAALVAARRNKKKVDMSDIDEATDRVIAGPAKSGKVISEKERKIVAFHEAGHVVIGLTLDDAEIVHKVTIVPRGQAGGYAVMLPKEDRYFMTKPELLDKVAGLLGGRVAEDITFGEVSTGAHNDFQRATGIVRSMVTEYGMSDKLGPMQFGQAQGGNVFLGRDFNSEQNYSDAIAYEIDQEMQTMIKEQYNRTKQILTEKRDLLTLIATTLLEVETLDAAQIKHLEEHGTLPERVYDLTDSEAEVETKEEVSDAVGAPADPSTGDLPKENGPTDEPKNPIQEERRD
- the hpt gene encoding hypoxanthine phosphoribosyltransferase; its protein translation is MLEKDILEVLLTEEQIQEKTRELGAALSEEYKDKFPLAIGILKGAMPFMSDLMKRVDTYIEMDYMDVSSYGNATVSSGEVKIVKDLNTSVEGRDILIIEDIIDSGMTLSYLVDLFKYRKAKSIKLVTLLDKPSGRKVDLQADYVGFEVPDAFVVGYGLDYAEKYRNLPYVGVLKKEVYTF
- the tilS gene encoding tRNA lysidine(34) synthetase TilS — protein: MKRGEKMLSFAQKVKKYIDKHNLIDKGERLLIACSGGADSVALVRVLYELQKDYEIDIAIVHTDHQLRGEESAQDMRFVEELANSLKLPFYGTKIEVPSRVAEEGGNVQVICREERYAYFEVIMEQHNYPKLVLGHHADDQVETVIMSLVRGTLSSSITGIPRTRNFSTGEIIRPFLGVTKEEIFNYVHLLNQRFRHDPSNDKHTYTRNRIRHKVVPLLKEENALVSDRIQLFVEKQQQDDTLLQIMAKEKFEQLVTVDSNHSFFLDTMHFKEVPIALQRRVVLLLLNYLYNESDTFLNDRLIESILFACNEFEGNSVIHLPKSFFLVRHYNKVQFTSSIKEPALMGKMEIQEDCWFEVGAGFSIYLTRNIEANISEEKFYVQLDHDQLPLFIRQKAEGDRIHMKGMSSPKKVSRLFIDEKITAEDRYVWPLLVSKNNDILAVIGLRYEERFSKEYHGQNFVLYLKKH
- a CDS encoding SpoIIE family protein phosphatase; this translates as MKTLYEQNQKRNFSWRKVLEEIQVRKVAISFALIFFILAFFLAQVVLFEASVPFFLPIWALVSLRFKRFLPWTIAGALLGSMTLGLGQVVIHAMQAFIFPLHSKRLIRKIPLPLFVLLDVVFIQVIWQLVSYWGQIPGSVWLAIGYEGLLSLFMTIFLFQLFLPLPDILHKRWTAERMGAALLIGALVLTGMSSYIFGYVSIPLILAHLVIAIASAVGGIQLATVVAVLAGTILSISKLSFSGMIAVYAVTGFLAGLHKPFGRLWQAFSMLGATFFFILYDRTLPLDSVYIGSLVTASLLFFAIPSSWIKSLKEELYPDTSNILLRRQKWMTEKVNNQLQEFQHFVDFITSFISDRFNNKGAVEKEQNQAFETCQSCFQYEKCWGGKSNGIPSLMAQWENEPKKNRIQIEKRIGYKCVKPVKIIQELIEREAKKQLNNQMQHGKKMYALKLRDIGNHMNELINNLDNSMTLYTSHEEEIKQKFDQCNIPFFQIDVLNIAVGQMEVVICLPVESRAKMVGERLILPILYDLWKEPFEITSMKEVHQPYEHIQMTCKSSVRFQVTHDVYTSSSRNTIYSGDAHAVFPLHPGLLAVILSDGMGNDIEAHRESRRVMQFMRECLNKKMDPETTMHTLHYMMSLQDDTDSYATVDLALIDLQKGELWSWKAGSMSTYLIRGNEMRKIESKHVPFGFLPTFTIEARKVDIKDGDILLMLSDGVFSSNTSIDKQELYYQKILQDPTMNAERFVKKLEETYSLPGDDRTVIFMQVKHVVPEWSIFSPREAAKFQEKMVH
- a CDS encoding nucleotidyltransferase domain-containing protein — encoded protein: MDRLEPIEAAKQFISLHHPNCQGALLAGSVIRGETTKTSDIDIVVFYNNSQISFRESLLLDGWPIEVFVHNLTSYKTFFESDSKRARPSLPRMVAEGLILKDNDILDSIKTEAKELLAKGPETWSPETINIKRYFITDALDDFIGSTNRAEEIFIANTLAELLSEFVLRTNGKWSGASKWIVRALKHHDENFANRFVESFDIYYKTGEKNKVIQLVEDILHPYGGRLFEGFSLGKMSTDK
- a CDS encoding DinB family protein; translation: MNKEDILKAHVAYVNWLDELTNLNEIKGNTPYKEGKWSPNEIVMHLAEWDRFTLEERMPYMKEGAKLETFPNFEDFNAKAAARAHEQTFTETLAYAKTQRQAIMEQLEQIAEIEWDKIFYIGNHELTIRSYFTDFMEHDLHHKNQIALK
- a CDS encoding EAL domain-containing protein, with amino-acid sequence MDAIDVLTNLDNLKAYFQPIFSADEHIVVGYEVTGKLQMDDKLINLTSFAYDEDIPEEYRVEVEHKILHLALSQLAGEVKDFDIYLPYNANLLILDYGESYFEIIKEYILEENLPRIVLVISEHNFKGDFSQLNNILRYLRTYGMKVAINQVGSESHLDYIKMISPNILKVNIEQLSYESWSAQNDLFTSLGTLARKMGANMLFEGIDTVHQLQFAWKNGGRYYQGKYLSDSATTVIPKNQLKERFKKECQQFIKIEKRMLEENYNELKNLQNLLETTIQHSKPASDNSEQLLALAKELDVYSFRIYICNEDGFQTSPNIMRMDKKWTVQKEAINKNWSWRPYFLKTIIKMRNDQSGVFSDVYSDIDTGELTRTFSIPMNESEYLFIDISYDYLFKHNIFR